From Luteitalea sp., the proteins below share one genomic window:
- a CDS encoding substrate-binding domain-containing protein, whose translation MAVRLKDIADELQLSVVTVSKVLQNYRDVNAETRRRVLQKAQELGYRPNYVARSLVKQRSATIGMVLPHLRHTFFQEVYQAIAAKASPKGYSLLIALSQEDPDQEAREIDHMISRQVEGLILASTQPYTAGEFLEPLEKRNLPLLLLDREFAGYEAHFVGTDDGELGRLATAHLIEQGCTRIAHLRGPDVSTAIVRVEGYRAELAAHKLTRHPHYVAGGTGDDEAGYWAMKSLLKAKPPPDGVFCYNDPVAAGAMKAVLDSQLRVPEDVAIVGAGNMHYSDLFRVPLTTVDQRSAEVGAQAADLILALAERGSTALATDARRRRPTRVLVKPTMVIRESSRRKR comes from the coding sequence GTGGCCGTCCGCCTCAAGGACATCGCCGACGAGCTGCAGCTTTCGGTGGTAACCGTCTCCAAAGTTCTGCAGAACTACCGCGACGTGAACGCCGAAACGCGGCGCCGTGTCTTGCAAAAAGCCCAAGAGCTGGGCTACCGGCCGAATTATGTCGCGCGTAGCCTGGTCAAGCAGCGGAGTGCCACCATCGGCATGGTGCTGCCCCACTTGCGCCACACGTTCTTTCAGGAGGTGTACCAGGCGATTGCCGCGAAGGCTTCTCCCAAGGGGTACAGCCTGTTGATCGCGCTCTCCCAAGAAGACCCCGATCAGGAGGCGCGCGAGATTGACCACATGATCTCACGCCAGGTGGAGGGGCTGATCCTCGCATCGACGCAGCCGTATACCGCGGGAGAGTTCCTGGAACCGCTCGAGAAGCGCAACCTGCCGTTGCTGCTGCTCGACCGTGAGTTTGCCGGCTACGAGGCGCATTTCGTGGGGACCGACGACGGCGAGCTCGGCCGCCTCGCCACCGCGCACCTCATTGAGCAAGGCTGCACACGGATTGCCCACCTGCGCGGGCCTGACGTGTCGACCGCGATCGTCCGGGTCGAGGGCTACCGTGCCGAGCTCGCTGCGCACAAGCTGACGCGGCACCCCCACTACGTCGCTGGCGGGACCGGCGACGATGAGGCCGGCTATTGGGCCATGAAGAGCCTGCTCAAGGCCAAGCCACCGCCCGACGGCGTGTTTTGCTACAACGACCCGGTAGCGGCAGGAGCCATGAAGGCGGTCCTGGACTCCCAACTGCGAGTTCCGGAGGACGTAGCCATCGTCGGCGCCGGCAATATGCACTACTCGGATCTCTTTCGCGTGCCGCTCACCACGGTGGACCAGCGGAGCGCCGAGGTCGGCGCCCAGGCCGCCGATCTGATCTTGGCGCTCGCTGAACGCGGCTCGACGGCCCTCGCCACAGACGCGCGCCGTAGGCGCCCCACGCGCGTGCTCGTGAAACCGACGATGGTGATCCGCGAGTCGAGCCGGCGGAAGCGCTAG
- a CDS encoding transketolase family protein — MIEAQPNRAMYGQTLVELGEQDPRIIVFEADIAKSTNTYRFGERFPERFFNCGAAELNMVCMAAGASTMGLIPFASTFCMFASMRACEAVRQSVCYAKRNVKIVATNAGVEIAGDGPSHQAVEDLAIMRVMANLIVLSPSDPVTTRLATRAIAAYVGPVYMRLGRQVAPVLHAEETPFEIGTMIRLRDGGDVTIIATGNMVEQALIAADELSRAGVEARVLDCHTIKPIDRQAIVHAAQETGCLVTAEDHSIYGGLGGAVSEVVAETCPVLVHRVGLADRFASSGRDYKALLRHFGLHAGAIVDQVQQALSRRRAYSRDLASPLRSSEWG, encoded by the coding sequence ATGATCGAAGCGCAGCCGAACCGCGCGATGTACGGGCAGACACTCGTGGAGCTCGGCGAGCAGGATCCGCGGATCATCGTGTTCGAGGCCGACATCGCGAAATCCACGAACACGTACCGGTTCGGCGAGCGGTTTCCGGAGCGGTTCTTCAACTGTGGCGCCGCCGAGCTCAACATGGTGTGTATGGCCGCCGGCGCCTCCACGATGGGGCTGATCCCGTTCGCCAGCACGTTTTGCATGTTCGCGAGCATGCGCGCGTGCGAAGCTGTCCGCCAGTCGGTGTGCTACGCCAAACGGAACGTGAAAATCGTTGCCACCAACGCCGGGGTGGAGATCGCCGGTGACGGCCCCTCACATCAGGCGGTCGAGGATCTCGCCATCATGCGGGTCATGGCGAACCTGATCGTGCTCTCGCCCTCGGATCCGGTCACGACGCGTCTCGCGACGCGCGCCATCGCGGCCTACGTCGGGCCCGTGTACATGCGGCTTGGCCGGCAGGTCGCGCCTGTCCTGCACGCGGAGGAGACGCCCTTCGAGATCGGGACGATGATCCGGCTGCGCGACGGCGGCGACGTGACGATCATCGCCACCGGCAACATGGTCGAACAAGCGCTCATCGCCGCAGACGAGTTGTCGCGGGCTGGCGTCGAGGCCCGGGTGCTCGACTGCCACACCATCAAGCCGATTGACCGCCAGGCGATCGTGCACGCGGCGCAGGAGACCGGCTGTCTGGTCACCGCCGAAGACCACTCCATCTACGGCGGTCTCGGCGGTGCGGTCTCCGAAGTCGTGGCCGAGACGTGTCCGGTCCTGGTGCATCGGGTGGGACTTGCCGACCGGTTTGCCAGCTCGGGCCGCGACTACAAGGCCCTCCTGCGGCACTTCGGCCTGCACGCGGGTGCGATCGTCGATCAGGTCCAGCAGGCGCTATCCAGACGAAGAGCGTATTCTCGTGATCTCGCGTCGCCGCTTCGCAGCAGTGAATGGGGGTGA
- a CDS encoding transketolase codes for MTTADRDTPDYEQLHGQALLLRKDIIRMLGIAGSGHPGGSLSAIDYITYLYWFRLRIDPAHPDWADRDRFVLSKGHCAPAWYVALAARGYFPRAWLWTLRDIDSRLQGHPDMLKTPGVDMTSGSLGQGFSAATGIALGGKLQQQDFRVYVMLSDAELQEGIVWEAAMAASHYTLDNLIVFVDDNKLQTDGFTADIMSPNPIAEKWRAFGFETYEINGHDLAQIHDAVERCQAREGRPHAIVGDTIKGKGVPSLENQVDSHSLSKPLTEAEMAHLLAELEGG; via the coding sequence ATGACGACAGCCGATCGCGACACCCCGGATTACGAGCAGCTTCACGGTCAGGCGCTGCTCTTGCGGAAAGACATCATCCGCATGCTGGGCATCGCGGGATCGGGCCATCCGGGCGGCTCCTTGTCGGCCATTGACTACATCACCTATCTGTATTGGTTCCGGCTCCGCATCGATCCCGCACATCCTGACTGGGCGGACCGGGATCGCTTCGTGTTATCGAAGGGACATTGCGCACCAGCCTGGTACGTGGCCCTGGCCGCACGCGGGTACTTTCCTCGGGCCTGGCTGTGGACGCTGCGGGATATCGACAGCCGCCTGCAGGGCCATCCGGACATGCTGAAAACGCCGGGTGTGGACATGACCAGTGGTTCCTTGGGGCAGGGATTCTCCGCCGCCACTGGCATCGCGCTCGGTGGGAAGCTGCAGCAGCAAGACTTCCGCGTGTACGTGATGCTCTCCGACGCTGAGTTACAGGAGGGCATCGTCTGGGAAGCCGCGATGGCCGCCAGCCACTACACGCTCGATAATCTCATTGTCTTTGTCGACGACAACAAGCTCCAAACGGACGGCTTCACGGCCGACATCATGAGCCCCAATCCAATCGCGGAGAAGTGGAGAGCGTTTGGCTTCGAGACCTATGAGATCAATGGTCACGATCTGGCGCAGATCCACGACGCCGTCGAGCGCTGCCAAGCGCGCGAGGGCCGCCCGCATGCCATCGTGGGCGATACGATCAAGGGGAAGGGCGTGCCGTCGCTCGAGAACCAGGTGGACTCGCATTCGCTGAGCAAGCCGCTGACCGAGGCGGAAATGGCGCATCTGCTGGCCGAGCTGGAGGGAGGATGA
- a CDS encoding D-galactarate dehydratase produces the protein MTQVAAEPQTMLRALIVHPDDNVANLIGPGQRGQRVQCVVEGQDQIETIDLVDDLPSNHKLARRDIETGEPIVKYGLIIGKASRPIRRGQHVHAHNIESNRGRGDLKS, from the coding sequence ATGACACAGGTAGCAGCCGAGCCACAAACCATGCTCCGGGCATTGATTGTTCATCCGGACGACAACGTCGCCAACCTCATTGGTCCAGGGCAGCGCGGCCAGCGCGTCCAGTGCGTCGTCGAGGGACAGGACCAGATCGAGACGATCGACCTCGTTGACGACCTGCCGTCCAACCACAAGCTGGCGCGACGCGACATCGAGACCGGCGAGCCGATCGTCAAATACGGGCTGATCATCGGCAAGGCGAGCCGGCCGATCAGACGTGGCCAGCACGTGCACGCTCACAACATCGAGTCCAATCGTGGAAGAGGGGATCTGAAGTCGTGA
- a CDS encoding Ldh family oxidoreductase, whose protein sequence is MTTKRYNPDALRTLVGTIAQAAGVPDVDAPILADALVDADLHGRSTHGVSRLAIYLRRIELGQIDARAALQIEQRRPGVLVVDAGNGLGQVQAIRTLEQLAPLAQQYGLAAATIRRSQHFGALSYYCNWAADRDMILLATTSCEPAMSPEGGCEAFFGTNPIAASFPTGKGWPVSVDLATSVVARGNIIAASREGRRLPDGWALDPEGNATTDTDAALAGTVLAMAGHKGYALALMVELLSSVLSGSAIGPDIGSMYKNLDRPQDVGHFFCLLDIAAFTDAAVFRQRIDQTIDRVKACRRRPGVKEILVPGERSSRRAEANRHTGVSLSDATVRELDELSERFELALRLHDAETAAVDPVNRD, encoded by the coding sequence ATGACGACAAAACGCTACAACCCTGACGCGCTCCGGACGCTCGTCGGCACGATCGCCCAGGCCGCTGGCGTGCCGGACGTCGATGCGCCCATTCTCGCAGATGCCCTCGTAGACGCGGACCTGCACGGCCGCTCGACGCATGGCGTCTCGCGACTGGCGATCTACCTCCGGCGAATCGAGCTAGGACAAATCGACGCCCGCGCAGCGCTACAGATCGAGCAGCGCCGCCCAGGCGTGCTGGTGGTCGATGCCGGGAACGGCTTGGGGCAGGTTCAGGCAATTCGAACACTGGAGCAATTGGCGCCACTGGCACAACAATATGGGCTCGCCGCAGCCACCATCCGCCGCTCGCAGCACTTCGGCGCGCTGAGCTACTACTGCAATTGGGCGGCCGATCGGGACATGATCCTGCTTGCCACGACGAGCTGCGAGCCAGCGATGAGCCCTGAAGGGGGCTGCGAAGCCTTCTTCGGAACCAACCCCATCGCCGCCAGCTTTCCCACGGGGAAGGGTTGGCCGGTAAGCGTTGACCTTGCGACGTCGGTCGTGGCGCGTGGCAACATCATCGCGGCAAGCCGCGAGGGCCGGCGTCTGCCCGACGGATGGGCGCTGGATCCGGAGGGCAATGCCACCACCGACACCGACGCTGCTCTGGCGGGAACGGTGTTGGCCATGGCGGGCCACAAAGGCTATGCCCTGGCGCTGATGGTCGAGCTGTTGTCCAGTGTGCTCAGTGGCTCCGCCATCGGGCCGGACATCGGCTCGATGTACAAGAACCTCGACCGCCCGCAAGACGTCGGACATTTCTTTTGCCTGCTCGACATTGCCGCGTTCACCGACGCGGCAGTGTTCAGGCAGCGCATCGATCAAACCATCGATCGAGTCAAAGCCTGCCGGCGGCGCCCGGGAGTCAAAGAGATTCTCGTGCCGGGTGAGCGTTCGTCGCGAAGGGCCGAAGCCAATCGTCACACCGGTGTGTCGCTCAGCGACGCGACCGTGCGCGAGCTCGACGAGCTGAGCGAGCGATTCGAGCTCGCGCTCCGGCTGCACGACGCCGAGACGGCTGCCGTTGATCCCGTGAATCGTGATTAG
- a CDS encoding hydroxyacid dehydrogenase, whose translation MPDILVSESLAGPDLDSLGHRYSVSVEPELWRDEPLLVNRLADTRALIVRNQTRVTSDVIRAADRLEVIGRAGTGLDNIDVAAATEAGVAVCYAPDQNSCSVAELAMAMLLALARRVVTADRDTRAGGWARSAFMGIELYGKTLGVVGFGRIGFLLAMRARAFGMRVLAHDPFISPDAVTVTESGAELVGLDELLARADVVSCHLPSTPATHKLFNADRFRMMKPTALFLNLARGDEVDEPALVEALQSGQIAGAGLDVRALEPPASSSLNAMDNVVLTPHIAAFTVEAQARIVAAVCRDVAAVLDGRSPLYCVNAAALSEKRSLAPRS comes from the coding sequence ATGCCCGACATTCTCGTGAGTGAGTCGCTCGCTGGCCCGGACCTCGACAGCCTCGGCCACCGTTACAGCGTATCGGTCGAGCCGGAGCTCTGGCGCGACGAGCCGCTGCTGGTGAATCGCCTAGCCGACACTCGGGCGCTCATCGTGCGCAATCAGACGCGGGTGACCAGCGATGTCATCCGTGCCGCTGACCGCTTGGAGGTCATTGGACGCGCCGGCACAGGGCTCGACAACATCGACGTTGCCGCGGCGACCGAGGCCGGCGTGGCTGTATGTTACGCACCGGATCAGAACAGCTGCTCCGTCGCGGAGCTGGCAATGGCCATGCTGCTGGCGCTGGCGCGACGCGTGGTCACCGCCGACCGCGACACCCGCGCGGGCGGATGGGCGCGCAGTGCTTTCATGGGCATCGAGCTCTATGGAAAGACACTGGGCGTGGTCGGCTTCGGCCGCATTGGCTTTCTTCTGGCCATGCGCGCGCGGGCCTTCGGCATGCGCGTGCTGGCGCATGATCCCTTTATCAGCCCCGACGCGGTGACCGTCACTGAGAGTGGCGCGGAGCTCGTCGGCCTCGACGAGCTACTCGCGCGCGCCGATGTCGTCAGCTGCCACCTCCCCAGCACACCTGCAACGCACAAGCTGTTCAACGCCGATCGATTCAGGATGATGAAACCGACGGCGCTGTTTCTGAACCTGGCGCGGGGAGACGAGGTGGACGAGCCCGCATTGGTTGAGGCGCTGCAGAGCGGCCAGATTGCGGGCGCTGGGCTGGACGTGCGGGCGCTCGAGCCGCCGGCCTCTTCGTCTTTGAACGCGATGGACAACGTTGTCCTGACGCCGCACATCGCCGCCTTCACCGTCGAGGCACAGGCGCGCATCGTGGCAGCGGTGTGCCGCGACGTCGCTGCCGTGCTCGACGGCCGATCGCCGCTCTATTGCGTCAATGCGGCCGCGTTGTCCGAGAAGCGGAGTCTCGCGCCACGATCGTGA
- a CDS encoding FtsX-like permease family protein, translating to MRRLNVVETLWKDLQHAVRVLRRSPGFTAIAVVTLALGIGANTAIFSVVNGVLLKPLPFHEPDRLVDVSHEHNSHGPGTYFTYRDNHQVFEDIGAWKTNQVSITGRGEPERVEALSVSDATLPLLRVQSVLGRFFGEEDERPGSPARVVLTHGYWQRKFSGAQTIIGRSLMIDGMPSEIVGVLPASLKFLRTDPAVLLPMQIDRAKANNGSFDFQVLARLKPGVTLSQANADVARMIPLLPPTYHAYRLQPNIRPLAQDVIGDIGRILWILLATVGFVLLIACANVANLFLVRAEGRQQELAIRAALGASRGRIARELLSESLMLALAGGVVGLALAQASIGVLRRLAPAELPRVDEINIDPMVLLFTVAISVLTGLMFGLIPVLRFGTPSGTALKEGGRSASDAPGRHRTRNALVVAEVALALVLLIVSGLMIRTFVAMRQVEPGFVRPHEVQTFRIDVPEALVSDLQQMARTHDEIAQRLRQVPGVVSVGLSSSITMDGENNTNAIHVEHVHVRDDELPPHYRFKSVAPGYFETMGNRLVAGRTITWTDIYQVRPVVVISETLAREYWREPSEALGKRVRNSLEWREIVGVVGNERDDGLNQPATAMVYWPLLNENLWVRGGERIPGYMTRTMAYAVRSTRVGSPGFLRELQQAVWSVNPSLPLANVQTLDEIQAESMAQTSFAMVMLAIAASVALLLGVVGIYGVIAYIATQRTREIGIRMALGAQTGDVRRLFLRHGLVLTMIGIALGSGAAMLLTRVMSALLFGVGPTDPVTYVAVGASLTVVTLVATYLPARRASRIDPIIALRSDL from the coding sequence ATGCGACGCCTGAACGTGGTCGAAACCCTGTGGAAGGATCTCCAGCACGCCGTGCGCGTGTTGCGGCGGAGTCCCGGCTTCACCGCGATTGCGGTCGTAACGCTTGCGCTCGGGATCGGCGCCAATACGGCCATCTTCAGCGTCGTCAATGGCGTGTTGCTGAAGCCCCTTCCGTTCCACGAGCCGGATCGCCTGGTTGACGTGTCGCACGAGCATAACAGCCACGGCCCCGGCACGTATTTCACCTACCGCGACAACCACCAAGTCTTCGAGGACATTGGTGCATGGAAGACCAACCAGGTCTCGATCACCGGGCGCGGTGAGCCGGAGCGTGTTGAGGCGCTCTCCGTCTCAGATGCCACGTTGCCGCTGCTGAGAGTCCAATCTGTTCTTGGCCGTTTCTTCGGCGAAGAGGACGAGAGGCCGGGCAGTCCGGCGCGGGTCGTCTTGACCCACGGCTATTGGCAGCGTAAGTTCAGCGGCGCCCAGACGATCATCGGTCGATCGCTGATGATCGACGGCATGCCCAGCGAGATCGTTGGCGTGCTGCCCGCTTCTCTTAAGTTCCTGCGCACCGATCCCGCGGTGCTGCTGCCGATGCAGATCGACCGTGCGAAGGCGAACAACGGAAGCTTCGACTTCCAGGTTCTGGCTCGGCTGAAGCCAGGCGTCACGCTGTCCCAGGCCAATGCCGACGTGGCGCGCATGATCCCGCTCCTCCCGCCGACCTACCATGCCTACCGCTTACAGCCGAACATTCGTCCACTGGCGCAAGACGTGATCGGGGACATCGGGCGCATTCTCTGGATTCTCTTGGCCACCGTGGGCTTCGTCTTGCTGATTGCCTGTGCGAACGTCGCGAATCTCTTTCTCGTGCGCGCCGAGGGGCGCCAGCAGGAGTTGGCCATCCGTGCGGCCCTGGGCGCGAGTCGTGGGCGCATCGCGCGGGAGCTGCTGTCGGAGAGCCTGATGCTGGCGCTCGCGGGCGGCGTCGTCGGCCTGGCGCTCGCCCAAGCCAGCATCGGCGTGTTGAGGAGGTTGGCGCCGGCGGAGTTGCCGCGCGTGGATGAGATCAACATCGATCCGATGGTGCTGCTCTTCACGGTGGCGATTTCGGTGCTCACGGGTCTGATGTTCGGCCTCATTCCCGTCCTGAGATTTGGGACGCCGAGCGGGACGGCACTCAAGGAAGGTGGCCGATCGGCGAGCGACGCGCCGGGGCGACACCGGACGCGCAATGCGCTGGTCGTGGCGGAGGTCGCGCTCGCCCTCGTGCTGCTGATCGTCTCGGGACTGATGATTCGGACGTTCGTTGCCATGCGGCAGGTCGAGCCCGGCTTTGTGCGCCCCCACGAAGTGCAGACGTTCCGCATCGATGTGCCAGAGGCCCTCGTTAGTGATCTGCAACAGATGGCGCGGACGCACGATGAGATCGCCCAACGGCTGCGGCAGGTACCGGGCGTCGTCTCGGTCGGTCTCTCCTCCTCGATCACGATGGACGGCGAGAACAACACCAATGCCATCCACGTGGAGCACGTCCACGTGCGGGACGACGAGCTGCCGCCACACTACCGTTTCAAGTCCGTGGCGCCTGGCTACTTCGAGACGATGGGGAACCGGCTGGTGGCCGGACGCACGATCACCTGGACCGACATCTACCAGGTCAGGCCCGTTGTCGTCATCTCCGAGACTCTGGCACGTGAGTACTGGCGGGAGCCATCCGAGGCACTCGGCAAGCGTGTTCGGAACAGTCTCGAGTGGCGAGAAATCGTTGGCGTCGTCGGCAACGAGCGTGACGATGGCCTGAATCAGCCGGCGACCGCCATGGTGTACTGGCCGCTGTTGAATGAGAACTTGTGGGTCCGTGGTGGAGAGCGGATCCCCGGTTACATGACGCGCACGATGGCCTACGCCGTGCGGTCGACCCGCGTGGGCTCGCCCGGCTTCCTGCGCGAGCTCCAACAAGCCGTCTGGTCCGTCAATCCGAGCCTGCCGTTGGCGAACGTGCAAACGCTCGATGAGATTCAGGCGGAGTCAATGGCGCAGACGTCCTTTGCCATGGTCATGCTGGCCATTGCCGCGAGCGTAGCGCTGCTGCTCGGTGTGGTGGGAATCTACGGCGTGATTGCGTACATCGCCACGCAGCGGACGCGCGAGATCGGCATCCGCATGGCGCTCGGCGCACAGACCGGCGATGTGCGTCGTCTGTTTCTTCGTCACGGGCTCGTTCTCACGATGATCGGCATCGCGCTCGGCAGTGGCGCGGCCATGCTGCTCACTCGTGTCATGTCAGCGTTGCTGTTTGGCGTGGGTCCGACGGATCCGGTGACGTACGTGGCTGTCGGAGCAAGTCTGACGGTTGTGACGCTCGTGGCGACGTATCTTCCTGCCCGACGCGCTTCGCGTATCGACCCGATTATCGCGTTGCGGTCGGACCTGTAG
- a CDS encoding PadR family transcriptional regulator yields MSRPPDLVQGTLDLLILKIVALEPLNGWAISQRLKQVSREVLQVSDGSLYPALHKLEQEGWIKAEWRVTENNRRAKYYSLTRPGRKQLERETANWQRLSGAISHVVKLKEA; encoded by the coding sequence ATGAGTAGACCACCTGATCTGGTTCAAGGCACCCTTGACCTTCTGATTCTCAAGATCGTGGCCCTCGAGCCGCTCAATGGCTGGGCAATCAGTCAGCGGCTGAAGCAGGTCTCGCGAGAGGTCCTGCAGGTGAGCGACGGATCGCTCTACCCAGCGCTGCACAAGCTCGAACAAGAGGGCTGGATCAAGGCCGAATGGCGGGTCACGGAGAACAACCGGCGCGCCAAGTACTACTCGCTGACGCGGCCCGGTCGCAAGCAGCTCGAGCGCGAGACCGCCAACTGGCAGCGCTTGTCCGGCGCGATCTCTCATGTGGTGAAGCTCAAAGAGGCGTGA
- a CDS encoding VOC family protein, with product MRVEHVAWNVSEPEAMAAWYIEHLGMRIVRKVDTPARIHFLADTSGAVVVEIYNNPADAIPDYPSMHPLRFHLAFEADDPDAAKSALLDAGATFVEEQRQADGSRLLMLRDPWGLPLQLCKRRQPLLAGRQDS from the coding sequence TTGAGAGTCGAGCACGTCGCCTGGAACGTTTCGGAGCCAGAGGCAATGGCCGCCTGGTACATCGAGCATCTGGGAATGCGCATCGTGCGAAAGGTCGATACCCCTGCGCGCATTCATTTTCTGGCGGATACGAGCGGAGCAGTAGTAGTCGAGATCTACAACAATCCAGCGGATGCAATTCCGGACTACCCGTCGATGCATCCGCTCAGATTCCATCTCGCGTTCGAGGCGGACGACCCGGACGCGGCCAAGTCGGCACTGCTGGACGCCGGCGCCACTTTCGTCGAGGAACAGCGCCAAGCGGATGGCTCACGCCTCCTCATGTTGCGCGACCCATGGGGACTGCCGCTTCAACTGTGCAAGCGTCGGCAGCCGCTGTTGGCCGGTCGCCAGGACTCGTGA
- a CDS encoding ROK family protein produces MRKIDLTNFHVATSETARDINRRIVLNLIRRHQPISRADLARESGLQRSTVSAIIEQLIKEKWVAEGASGYLPRGRRPRFLHLNRERVGIIGINIRPIRTTIALADLDARFITQESLPTPSNPAQAIDALCAHLRRLIEAHPEICYEGVGVSVPGRIDLASQRLVFAPNLAWNGVDLKGPLEAATKLPVALENAANACALAELWFGEHTESVRNLIAITVSEGIGGGIILNGQLIRGSTGVAGEFGHITLVEEGLRCRCGNQGCWEMYASNSAAVRYYVEATSRNRRRDSTATAKRQLPTFDDIVRLADQGDARALSAIDRQAHYIGAGAALLVTGLAPDVIVIVGEVTRFWNRIGAAIENVVKRHTFTHATTRIVPTDAASQPRLRGTIALVLQKHFGAPALM; encoded by the coding sequence ATGCGCAAGATCGATCTGACCAATTTTCACGTCGCGACCAGTGAGACCGCGCGCGACATCAACCGCCGGATCGTGCTCAACTTGATTCGGCGGCATCAGCCAATTTCGCGAGCCGATTTGGCTCGCGAATCGGGGCTGCAGCGGAGCACCGTCTCGGCCATCATCGAGCAATTGATCAAGGAGAAGTGGGTCGCGGAAGGCGCGAGCGGCTATCTGCCCCGCGGTCGACGGCCGAGATTTCTTCACTTGAACAGGGAGCGCGTCGGCATCATCGGCATCAACATCCGTCCCATCCGGACCACGATTGCCTTGGCCGATCTGGATGCGCGGTTCATCACCCAGGAGTCTCTCCCGACGCCTTCGAATCCCGCGCAGGCCATCGACGCATTGTGCGCGCACCTCCGTCGCCTCATCGAGGCGCACCCCGAGATTTGCTACGAAGGAGTCGGCGTGAGCGTGCCAGGGCGCATCGACCTGGCGTCGCAGCGGTTGGTGTTTGCGCCGAATCTCGCGTGGAACGGCGTGGACTTGAAGGGGCCGCTCGAAGCAGCCACGAAGCTGCCGGTGGCGCTAGAGAATGCGGCGAACGCCTGTGCGCTCGCAGAGCTCTGGTTCGGCGAGCATACCGAGAGCGTACGGAACCTCATCGCTATCACCGTGTCGGAAGGGATCGGCGGCGGCATCATCCTGAACGGCCAACTCATACGAGGCTCCACAGGTGTCGCAGGCGAGTTCGGCCACATCACGCTGGTCGAGGAGGGCCTTCGGTGTCGGTGCGGCAACCAGGGGTGTTGGGAGATGTACGCCTCGAACTCTGCGGCCGTGCGCTATTACGTTGAGGCAACCTCTCGCAACCGTCGCAGAGACTCCACGGCGACGGCAAAACGGCAGCTCCCGACGTTCGACGATATCGTCCGTCTCGCGGACCAGGGCGACGCCAGAGCGTTGTCGGCCATCGACCGCCAAGCCCACTACATTGGCGCCGGGGCGGCGCTGCTCGTCACCGGCTTGGCGCCGGACGTCATCGTGATCGTGGGCGAGGTGACGCGCTTCTGGAACCGGATTGGGGCCGCGATCGAGAACGTGGTCAAGCGGCACACGTTCACCCACGCAACGACCCGTATCGTGCCGACCGATGCCGCCAGCCAGCCCAGGCTTCGCGGCACGATCGCCCTGGTGCTTCAGAAGCACTTCGGTGCCCCGGCTCTGATGTGA
- a CDS encoding DUF86 domain-containing protein, whose translation MVGREVVVTKAARARAWLNEAAATLLAPLDRFQSDPKARDLSLFYLFLSIQECIDLAAHWVADEGWAEPDDAGSAFDVLADRSVIDRDTATALRAAAGLRNRIAHGYALLDYERVHREAQGGVPALRKFLVSITEAAGV comes from the coding sequence GTGGTCGGTCGTGAGGTGGTGGTGACGAAGGCCGCCCGGGCACGCGCGTGGCTCAATGAGGCAGCCGCCACACTGCTCGCGCCCCTCGACAGGTTCCAGTCCGACCCGAAAGCGCGGGATCTGTCGCTCTTTTATCTCTTTCTCTCCATTCAAGAGTGCATAGACTTAGCCGCCCACTGGGTGGCCGACGAAGGATGGGCTGAGCCGGACGATGCGGGCTCTGCGTTCGACGTCCTTGCGGATCGCAGCGTGATCGACCGCGACACCGCGACGGCCTTGCGTGCTGCCGCTGGCCTGCGTAACCGGATCGCGCACGGCTATGCCCTGCTCGACTACGAGCGGGTGCACCGCGAGGCGCAAGGAGGCGTTCCCGCGCTCCGCAAGTTCCTCGTTTCCATCACAGAAGCAGCGGGTGTGTAA